DNA sequence from the Nitrososphaerota archaeon genome:
GAGATCTTCGGGGTTCTCGGGCCCAACGGCGCGGGGAAGACGACCATGATCAGGATCCTCTCGACCCTCCTCCTTCCCAGCGGGGGTTCGGCGAAGGTCATGGGTTTCGACGTGGAGCACGAGCCCGAAAAGGTCAGGCATGTG
Encoded proteins:
- a CDS encoding ATP-binding cassette domain-containing protein; the encoded protein is MKSDRMSTVEVYNLRREFKTKSAPVVALDGVSLQVNQGEIFGVLGPNGAGKTTMIRILSTLLLPSGGSAKVMGFDVEHEPEKVRHV